In Thermococcus celericrescens, the genomic stretch TCGCGGCCAGCTTAACGAGTATGCCCGCGGTAAAACCGCTCGCCCCGAACTCGGGCGGAAGGGCGAAGGCTTTACCCTTGGCGGCGGTTATCCTTCCGGGAATCGCCGCAACGTCTTCGATGCCCCGCGGGGACGGAAGGGAGTAGGCGAAGTTGCTTCTGACCTCCGGGATGAGGGCTGGGAACTTTTCATCCCTGAGAAGTTCGTTGAGGGCCATGTTCAGAACCTCAAGTATCTCGCTCCTCAGCGGCTGGACCTCAAAGAGCGACCTGCAGGAGTCCTCGCTCACACCGGCGTACTCGGAATAGAACCTGCACAGAAAACCGGTTTGAAACAGATCAAAAATGTGCTTCGCCACGAGGAGTATCGCATCCTCCCTGCTCCCCCCGAAGAGTATGAAGGAAGACACGTCGTTGGCCATGTCTTCGAGCCTCTCGGCCACCTCCGCGGGGGGCATCTTATACTTCCCGGCCAGATATTTGCTAACCATCGCCTGGGTTATGCCGAGGTACTCGGCTATCTGGGACTGCTTCATGCCCTCGCGGTAAAGTCTCTCCGCTATCTTGGCCCTCAGAAAAGGCATCAGCTCCTCGGCTACGTACACGCTGGGCGTCCTCATGCTACCACCCTAAAACCAGGTTATGGAAATTTTGAACCCAGCTTTAAAGGGTTACCGTCGACAAGTTTATGTTAAAAAACGTTTAAAAACCCTTCGAAATTTACACGAGAAGGGCTTTTATGGACTGGAAAGGACGCGACGTGATAAGCGTTAGGGACTTCTCCAAAGAGGACATCGAGTTCGTTTTGAACGTTGCCGAAAGGCTTGAAACGGAACTCAACGAGAAGGGCGCACTCGACTACGCGAAGGGAAAGATACTCGCGACGCTCTTCTTCGAACCGTCAACGAGAACCAGACTGAGCTTTGAGAGCGCCATGCACCGCCTCGGCGGCTCGGTCATAGGCTTCTCCTCCGCCGCCAGCACGAGCGTCAAGAAGGGCGAGAGCCTGGCCGACACGATAAAGACGGTCGAGCAGTACAGCGACGTGATAGTTATACGCCATTCGATGGAGGGAGTCGCGAGGCTCGCCGCGGAGATGGCGGAGATACCGGTGATCAACGCCGGCGACGGCAGCAACCAGCACCCGACGCAAACTTTGCTCGACCTCTACACGATAAAACGTGCCTTCGGAAGGATAGACGGCCTGACCATAGGTCTGCTCGGCGACCTCAAGTACGGGAGAACCGTCCACAGCCTGGCGGAGGCTTTGGCCTTCTACGACGTCGAGCTCTACCTGATTTCGCCGGGTCTCCTGAGGATGCCGAAGCACATCGTTGAAGAGCTCCGCGAGAAGGGGGTTAGAATTCACGAGACGACCGACCTGGAGGGAACGATCCCGGAGCTGGACGTTCTCTACGTCACCAGAATCCAGCGCGAGCGCTTCCCGGACGAGCAGGAGTACCTCAAGGTCAAGGGTAGCTACCAGGTTAACTGCACGGTTCTGAAGAACGCGAAGGAAAGCCTCAGAATAATGCACCCTCTCCCGAGGGTCGACGAGATACACCCAGAGGTCGACAGGACGAAGCACGCGCTCTACTTCAGGCAGGTCTTCTCCGGAGTTCCCGTGAGAATGGCCCTTCTCGGACTGACCCTGGGGGTGCTGTGAATGGCCGAGCTCAAGGTTACCGCCATCAGAGAGGGAACCGTCATAGACCACATCCCGGCCGGAAAGGGGCTGAAGGTCATCGAGATACTCCGCCTCAACAGGCCGAACGGCGGCGTTCTCCTTCTCGCCTCGAACGTCCACAGCGGGAAGCTCGGAAGGAAGGACATCGTCAAGATAGAGGGCAAGTTCCTGAGCGAGGAGGAGGTCAACAAAATAGCCCTCATTGCCCCGAGCGCGACCGTGAACATAGTGCGGGACTACAAAGTGGCGGAGAAGTTCAAGGTCGAGATTCCGGACGAGATAACCGGAATCCTTCGCTGCGCGAACCCCAACTGCGTCAGTAACCACGAGTACACAGTCTCCAAATTCTACGTCGTCTCAAGGGAGCCCCTTAAGGTGCGCTGCCACTACTGCGAGAGGACGATGGAAGAGGAGGAAATACTCGGGAACCTCTAACTATTTTTAAAATCTTTCGAAAAGCTTTTTAACTCTTTCAGATAGTGTTAACTATGAGTTCCATGAGAAAAACAGCAACAGTAATTTTGGTAACGCTCCTCATCATAGCCTCCGGCTGCCTGGGAACGAATGAAAAAGAAAAAGACCAAACCTCGTCCAACCCAGTGAGTAGCACAGCCACGCCCATTCACACACCTCCGATTGAATCCCCGCCCGCCGGACCGGGGGACTATGAACTCCTCATGGAGGAGTATCCCTCCCTACGGGAGGTCATAGGGAAAGCGTTCAATGCCTCCTTGGAATTCCCGGACGTCCACTATCCCATCGAGGTGTTCTCCTCAATCGCACGGAAACGACGTCTTACTCGGGCCGAGCTGGAGATACTGAACCTCACCCTCCGCGCCAACCTCTGCTACTTCTCGAAGAGAGAGCCGCCGGGTACCGATTACCACGTCGTCTCATTCTCCAGGGAGCGGCCCCTCGAAAGCATCCCCTACGTGGAATGTCAGAACTTCACGAGCACGCTGCCCTTCGTGTACTACAGGGGGCGCGGTTTTCAGTATTACCCTGTGACGGCCTCCAATTGGGCGTACCACTACCTGAAGACGGGCCAAGATAGAAGGGCGGAGGCACTTCTAAAGGAAATGCTCCCCCTTATGGAGGTGGTTCATCAAAGCACCGGCGAAGCGGGCATCTTCAACGTTTATTTCGAGCCACCAAGCACCAGGGAGATCAGGCTACCCTGGGTCTCGTCGTTTTCACAGGGAATGCTCGCCGGCCTCTACGCGTGGTTATACAACGAGACCGGCAACGAGACATACCTGCGCGCGGCCCATCGGCTCTTTAACTCGTTCTACCTGTCCCCCGAGCACGACGGTTTCGTCGAGAACACTGCCTACGGGATCTGGTTTCTCGAGTACCCCTACCGCCCGGACTTTCTCGTCCTCAACGGCCACATCATCACTATGAAGGGGCTGTGGCTCTACCACAGATTCACGGGCGATGAACGGGCACTGGAGCTCTTCAACGCGGGCGTAAAAAGCGTTAAACGGGCCCTTCCAGACTGCGATAGTGGTGAGTGGAGCCTCTACTCGGTTAAAGGACCAGAGGCCAGAGAAGACTACCACCGGCTCCACATCAAGCTCCTCGTCTGGCTCTACACCCGGACGGGGGATGGAACGTTCATGGACTACGCAGAGAGATGGAACGGCTATCTTGAAGAAAGAGGACTCAAAAAAGAAAACCTGGAAGCACTAATCCAGCAGGTGCGGAAGGCGCCTTAACACAGGTATCGTCGCGGCAAGCCCCACAAAGACGTCGATGGCACTCTGAATGGCATTCGGGAGGCCTATTGCAACCCAGAAAGGAACGCCCGTCCAGCTCTCGACAGCCTGGATCACCTGCTCCCTTGGAAGGCCGAGCCATATCTCAAGGGCAACGTAGTAGTTGAGGGCCAGCATGAGGGGTATCCTTATCGCGATTCCGGCCAGGTATGCAACCACCGCAAACAGAACAAGCCTCTGCCTCGCCCCATTGCCAAGGTCAAAGCGCGTGAGTCTCCTGGCCGCTTCAAAGCCCACGATGACCGAGAGGGTGGCTAGGGACTTCATCATGGCCCCGAGCCAGCTGGCCGAGGATACCACGCTGAGGCCCGCAAACAGCAGCAGAACCGCGGTTAATCCCCCGGCGAACCCAGTGAGGAGGTAGGCCATCACTATCGGAACCGCCACGAGGTCTATCTTCATCCCCCATACGGTGGGCATCTCTATCGGCATCACATCAAAGAGCAGCGAGAGTCCCAGCATCATACCGATTAGAGCTATCTCCCTCGAACTCATCCTCACCCACATCACCGGAGGGAATTTGTTCCAGGTTATATAAATTTTTGTTCGTGTTTTGGAACAAACCTCCCGCCGAGAACCTTAAAAGTCCACCCTTTGAGGTAGGAGGGAAGAACCATGTTCACGGTCGGGGAGATATCAAAGCTGGTCAGAGATATAAGGCGCGAGAACGGCTTTCCGGAGAGCCCGTTCAGGATAGACGAGGTTCGCTACGACCCCGAGGGCGACAAGCTCTTCATAATCGCCCACGACAGGACAGACAAGAGCGTCGTCATA encodes the following:
- a CDS encoding D-glucuronyl C5-epimerase family protein, producing MSSMRKTATVILVTLLIIASGCLGTNEKEKDQTSSNPVSSTATPIHTPPIESPPAGPGDYELLMEEYPSLREVIGKAFNASLEFPDVHYPIEVFSSIARKRRLTRAELEILNLTLRANLCYFSKREPPGTDYHVVSFSRERPLESIPYVECQNFTSTLPFVYYRGRGFQYYPVTASNWAYHYLKTGQDRRAEALLKEMLPLMEVVHQSTGEAGIFNVYFEPPSTREIRLPWVSSFSQGMLAGLYAWLYNETGNETYLRAAHRLFNSFYLSPEHDGFVENTAYGIWFLEYPYRPDFLVLNGHIITMKGLWLYHRFTGDERALELFNAGVKSVKRALPDCDSGEWSLYSVKGPEAREDYHRLHIKLLVWLYTRTGDGTFMDYAERWNGYLEERGLKKENLEALIQQVRKAP
- a CDS encoding thiamine-phosphate synthase family protein, translated to MRTPSVYVAEELMPFLRAKIAERLYREGMKQSQIAEYLGITQAMVSKYLAGKYKMPPAEVAERLEDMANDVSSFILFGGSREDAILLVAKHIFDLFQTGFLCRFYSEYAGVSEDSCRSLFEVQPLRSEILEVLNMALNELLRDEKFPALIPEVRSNFAYSLPSPRGIEDVAAIPGRITAAKGKAFALPPEFGASGFTAGILVKLAAIRPEIRCVLNIRYGRDIESALTAAGFKVGRVKRGG
- the pyrI gene encoding aspartate carbamoyltransferase regulatory subunit, whose translation is MAELKVTAIREGTVIDHIPAGKGLKVIEILRLNRPNGGVLLLASNVHSGKLGRKDIVKIEGKFLSEEEVNKIALIAPSATVNIVRDYKVAEKFKVEIPDEITGILRCANPNCVSNHEYTVSKFYVVSREPLKVRCHYCERTMEEEEILGNL
- the pyrB gene encoding aspartate carbamoyltransferase, translating into MDWKGRDVISVRDFSKEDIEFVLNVAERLETELNEKGALDYAKGKILATLFFEPSTRTRLSFESAMHRLGGSVIGFSSAASTSVKKGESLADTIKTVEQYSDVIVIRHSMEGVARLAAEMAEIPVINAGDGSNQHPTQTLLDLYTIKRAFGRIDGLTIGLLGDLKYGRTVHSLAEALAFYDVELYLISPGLLRMPKHIVEELREKGVRIHETTDLEGTIPELDVLYVTRIQRERFPDEQEYLKVKGSYQVNCTVLKNAKESLRIMHPLPRVDEIHPEVDRTKHALYFRQVFSGVPVRMALLGLTLGVL
- a CDS encoding ECF transporter S component → MWVRMSSREIALIGMMLGLSLLFDVMPIEMPTVWGMKIDLVAVPIVMAYLLTGFAGGLTAVLLLFAGLSVVSSASWLGAMMKSLATLSVIVGFEAARRLTRFDLGNGARQRLVLFAVVAYLAGIAIRIPLMLALNYYVALEIWLGLPREQVIQAVESWTGVPFWVAIGLPNAIQSAIDVFVGLAATIPVLRRLPHLLD